Proteins co-encoded in one Brassica rapa cultivar Chiifu-401-42 chromosome A02, CAAS_Brap_v3.01, whole genome shotgun sequence genomic window:
- the LOC103852163 gene encoding RNA pseudouridine synthase 7, producing MKQKMQDEEAVDSSDSMNVTDIVLQSSSPKLSQKQDYIFHGGRRHVRPYYFEFISHVNKRWTGKTIVDLFADEFKGRPRDYYVGAVKSGRIKVDGETVPVSYIVKSSQKITHFLHRHEPPVMTDDVEILLKEPDVVTVCKPASIPVHPCGQYRKNTVVGILDAEHDLGPLFPIHRLDRLVSGLLIIARTAAKADFFRQQIEGGLVKKRYIAKVVGVFPEEEKVVDANINYNGSQGRSTAEDASSSGDDKNVKGKPACTKFTRIDTNGTHSLVLCEPVTGRTHQIRVHLQYTGHPIANDPLYLTQHVDDLETKIAKRIDAGERKLVSPDDYVYSSEDFSIDPMCTNCPKLIPQGYEEHDEALWLHCVRYSGTGWEYECPYPSWASL from the exons ATGAAACAAAAGATGCAAGATGAGGAGGCCGTAGACTCTTCAGACAGCATGAATGTTACCGACATAGTTTTGCAGTCATCATCTCCCAAACTCTCACAGAAGCAAGACTACATCTTCCACGGAGGGAGACGGCATGTGAGACCGTACTACTTCGAGTTCATCTCTCAT GTGAATAAACGGTGGACTGGAAAAACAATTGTTGATTTGTTCGCAGATGAGTTCAAAGGCAGACCTCGTGACTACTAT GTTGGTGCTGTTAAAAGTGGAAGAATCAAAGTTGATGGAGAAACTGTACCAGTTTCTTATATTGTCAAATCTTCCCAAAAGATCACTCATTTCCTCCACAG GCATGAACCACCTGTGATGACTGATGATGTAGAGATCCTTCTTAAAGAACCTGATGTTGTTACTGTCTGCAAACCAGCTTCTATTCCT GTGCATCCGTGTGGTCAATACCGTAAGAACACGGTTGTTGGAATCCTTGATGCTGAGCATGACCTTGGCCCTCTATTTC CTATTCACCGATTAGACCGTTTGGTTTCTGGATTGCTCATCATAGCAAGAACTGCTGCAAAGGCTGATTTTTTCAGGCAACAG ATAGAGGGTGGATTGGTGAAGAAACGCTATATTGCAAAGGTTGTTGGCGTGTTTCCAGAAGAGGAG AAAGTGGTCGACgccaatataaattataatggCAGCCAAGGAAGAAGCACAGCAGAG GACGCCAGTTCGAGTGGTGATGATAAGAACGTGAAGGGGAAGCCTGCGTGCACCAAGTTCACGAGAATCGACACAAATGGGACTCATAGCCTCGTCTTGTGTGAACCAGTGACAGGGAGAACTCATCAA ATACGAGTGCATCTACAATATACAGGGCATCCCATAGCGAATGACCCGCTTTATCTAACTCAACACGTGGATGATCTTGAGACCAAGATTGCCAAAAGAATTGATGCGGGTGAGAGAAAGCTTGTCTCCCCAGACGACTATGTGTATTCCAGTGAAGATTTCAGCATCGATCCAATGTGCACAAACTGCCCTAAGCTGATCCCGCAAGG GTACGAGGAGCATGATGAGGCTCTTTGGTTGCATTGCGTTCGTTACTCTGGAACTGGATGGGAATACGAGTGTCCTTATCCATCTTGGGCTTCCCTTTAA
- the LOC103852166 gene encoding polyadenylate-binding protein 1: MAPQDEQEHEVYGGDIPEEDEGEMETDEYQEHAGEEEEGGAAAEDEEEELEPGSASRDLEDMKKRLKEIEEEASALREMQAKAENDMAAAQDPSSAISAAEKEEVDLRSIYVGNVDYACTPEEVQQHFQSCGTVNRVTILTDKFGQPKGFAYVEFVEEEAVQNSLVLNETELHGRQIKVSAKRTNVPGMRQFRGRRPFRPMRGFMPGPPFYPPYAYGRVPRFRRPMRYRPY; encoded by the exons atggCGCCGCAAGATGAGCAAGAGCACGAGGTGTACGGTGGAGACATCCCAGAGGAGGACGAAGGCGAGATGGAGACGGACGAGTATCAAGAACAcgccggagaagaagaagaaggcggcGCCGCTGCCGAAGACGAGGAGGAGGAGCTTGAGCCAGGCTCTGCCTCTAGG GATTTAGAGGACATGAAGAAACGACTTAAGGAGATCGAGGAAGAGGCTAGCGCTTTGCGTGAGATGCAAGCCAAAGCTGAGAACGATATGGCTGCTGCTCAAG ATCCATCAAGTGCTATTAGTGCGGCTGAGAAAGAGGAAGTGGATTTGCGTTCAATATATGTTGGCAAT GTGGACTACGCATGTACTCCAGAGGAAGTCCAGCAGCATTTTCAATCCTGTGGGACAGTCAATAGGGTTACGATTCTGACAGATAAGTTTGGCCAGCCCAAAGGTTTTGCCTACGTGGAGTTCGTGGAAGAAGAAGCCGTTCAGAATTCTCTTGTTTTGAACGAGACAGAACTGCATGGTCGTCAGATAAAG GTATCTGCAAAGAGGACCAACGTCCCCGGAATGAGACAGTTCCGAGGAAGGCGCCCCTTCAGACCCATGAGGGGCTTCATGCCCGGACCTCCATTTTATCCTCCATATGCTTATGG GAGAGTTCCCAGGTTCAGAAGGCCAATGCGTTATAGACCATACTGA
- the LOC103852164 gene encoding probable RNA methyltransferase At5g51130: MGQDEDLKKKRKKKRSRSNEKSVELVVANEAKQIQQQEQEKGEIANEENQKPKPKQQQQGNQNPNKKKKKNQESFPFGNYKNYYGYRISNDMDEDPRLKVLKKEWFQGKDCLDIGCNSGVMTIHIANKFGCRSILGVDIDSSRVGDAQWHLRNFIRKQNHAKPGEKKSTSVGSDGVALGSKEESVSLSNGSSETKDLLQIVSFQKENFVHTRNLDENRYDTILCLSVTKWIHLNWGDDGLITLFSKIWRLLNPGGTFIMEPQPWKSYEKNRRVSETTAMHHRTIVLRPEHFQEILLDKIGFRTVEDLTSSLSGVSKGFDRQILAFQK, encoded by the exons ATGGGTCAGGACGAGgacctgaagaagaagaggaagaagaagaggagtagAAGCAACGAGAAAAGTGTTGAGCTAGTAGTAGCTAATGAAGCGAAGCAGATTcaacaacaagaacaagagAAAGGAGAGATAGCTAATGAAGAGAATCAGAAGCCGAAGCCGAAGCAGCAACAACAAGGGAACCAAAAcccaaacaagaagaagaagaaaaaccaaGAGTCCTTTCCATTCGGAAACTACAAAAACTACTATGGCTATCGA ATAAGCAATGATATGGATGAGGATCCACGGCTTAAAGTGTTGAAGAAAGAATGGTTTCAAGGCAAGGACTGTCTTGACATCGGCTGCAATAGCGGCGTCATGACTATCCATATTG ctAATAAGTTTGGTTGCCGGAGCATCCTTGGAGTTGATATTGATTCAA GTCGGGTCGGGGATGCTCAATGGCATCTTAGGAATTTTATTAGGAAGCAGAATCACGCCAAGCCAGGTGAAAAGAAATCTACTTCAGTGGGTTCAGATGGAGTAGCTCTTGGTTCCAAGGAGGAATCTGTTTCTCTTTCTAATGGCAGCTCAGAAACTAAAGACCTGCTTCAGATTGTGTCCTTTCAGAAAGAGAATTTTGTTCATACTCGAAACCTTGACGAGAATCGTTATGATACAATTCTATG TTTGAGTGTGACAAAATGGATTCATTTGAACTGGGGTGACGATGGTTTGATCACcttattttcgaaaatctgGCGCCTTCTTAATCCG GGTGGTACATTTATAATGGAACCTCAGCCTTGGAAATCTTATGAAAAGAATCGTCGTGTCTCAGAG ACAACTGCAATGCATCACCGAACCATTGTCTTACGTCCAGAACATTTCCAAGAGATACTTCTTGATAAG ATTGGGTTTAGAACAGTGGAAGATCTTACGTCAAGCTTGTCTGGCGTAAGCAAAGGATTTGACAGACAGATTCTTGCATTCCAGAAATGA